One part of the Salmo salar chromosome ssa10, Ssal_v3.1, whole genome shotgun sequence genome encodes these proteins:
- the LOC106560239 gene encoding sodium-dependent phosphate transport protein 2B, with translation MPLHPEFRDILSPTLDDAGNAPKDSVVLSAYSTMDLVDKDPDEDDPWNLPELQDTGLKWSELDAKGKVMRVLTSIVKFILLVGFLYMFVCSLDVLSSAFQLVGGKAAGDIFQDNAVLSNPVAGLVIGVLVTVLVQSSSTSSSIVVSMVSSGLLEVQSAVPVIMGANIGTSVTNTIVAMMQAGDRNEFRRAFAGATVHDFFNWLSVLILLPLEAATGVLYKLTKIVINSFNIQGGDNAPDLLNVITDPLTSAIIELDKTVISDIATGDPAARNKSLIKIWCKTEKITTLLNITVPSAANCTIGVPCWVEGNKTWTQINVTETINLERCNHIFAYANLPDLAVGLILLALSLLILCTCLILIVKLLNSMLKGQVAVVIKMVLNTDFPFPFGWVTGYIAILVGAGMTFIVQSSSVFTSAITPLVGIGVISLERAYPLTLGSNIGTTTTAILAAMAAPGETLANSLQIALCHFFFNIAGILLWYPIPFTRIPIRLARALGNRTANYRWFAVIYLLLCFFLMPLTILGLSLAGWQALVGVAVPIVVLAIFIIIVNLMQTRCPRYLPSRLRNWDFLPRPLHSMAPWDRVVMSGMAFCGTRCCCCCKCCQKTEDEEKGGKERKKSQEMYDNPALTRDDEPLEVPKETVKATQL, from the exons ATGCCTCTTCATCCAGAATTCAGAGATATTCTGTCTCCCACTCTtg ATGATGCTGGTAACGCACCTAAAGACTCAGTCGTCCTGTCGGCATATTCTACCATGGACCTGGTGGACAAGGACCCGGATGAGGATGACCCCTGGAACCTCCCTGAACTGCAGGACACTGGACTCAAGTGGTCAG AGTTGGATGCCAAAGGGAAGGTTATGCGGGTTCTGACTTCCATCGTCAAGTTCATTCTGCTGGTTGGATTTCTCTACATGTTCGTCTGCTCTCTGGACGTCCTGAGCTCTGCTTTCCAGCTAGTTGGAG GTAAGGCAGCCGGGGACATCTTCCAGGACAACGCGGTGCTGTCCAACCCTGTGGCTGGCCTGGTAATTGGTGTACTGGTCACAGTGTTAGTCCAGAGTTCCAGCACGTCCTCCTCTATTGTGGTCAGCATGGTGTCTTCTGGAT TGCTGGAGGTCCAGTCTGCAGTGCCTGTCATTATGGGAGCCAACATTGGAACCTCAGTCACCAACACTATCGTGGCGATGATGCAGGCAGGAGACAGAAATGAGTTCCGCAG GGCATTTGCTGGTGCCACGGTGCATGACTTCTTTAACTGGCTGTCTGTGCTGATCCTGCTGCCGCTGGAGGCGGCCACTGGTGTCCTGTATAAACTCACCAAGATTGTCATCAACTCCTTTAACATCCAGGGCGGTGACAATGCCCCTGACCTGCTAAACGTCATCACTGACCCCCTCACCAGTGCCATCATAGAG CTGGATAAAACGGTCATCAGTGACATTGCCACGGGTGACCCAGCGGCCAGAAACAAGAGTCTGATCAAAATCTGGTGCAAAACAGAGAAAATCACG acTCTTTTAAATATAACAGTTCCCTCAGCTGCCAACTGCACAATCGGCGTTCCCTGTTGGGTGGAAGGCAACAAGACATGGACGCAGATAAATGTGACTGAGACGATCAATCTAGAGAGAT GCAACCATATCTTTGCCTATGCTAACCTGCCTGACCTGGCTGTGGGCCTCATCCTGCTGGCCCTGTCGCTGCTCATCCTCTGTACCTGCCTCATCCTCATCGTCAAGCTGCTCAACTCCATGCTCAAGGGACAGGTGGCCGTGGTCATCAAAATGGTGCTCAACACAG ACTTCCCCTTCCCCTTCGGCTGGGTCACTGGTTACATTGCCATCCTGGTCGGAGCAGGAATGACCTTCATCGttcagagcagctctgtcttcaCCTCTGCAATCACGCCCCTTGTTG GTATTGGTGTTATTAGCCTTGAGAGAGCCTATCCCCTGACATTGGGCTCTAATATCGGCACAACTACCACTGCTATTCTTGCTGCTATGGCTGCTCCAGGGGAAACCCTGGCCAACTCTCTGCAG ATTGCACTGTGCCATTTCTTCTTCAACATAGCGGGGATCCTGCTGTGGTATCCTATCCCCTTCACTCGGATCCCCATCCGCTTGGCCAGAGCCCTGGGGAACCGCACAGCCAACTACCGCTGGTTCGCAGTGATCTACCTCCTGCTCTGCTTCTTCCTCATGCCCCTGACCATCCTGGGGCTCTCCCTGGCCGGCTGGCAGGCCCTGGTGGGGGTGGCCGTGCCCATCGTTGTCCTggccatcttcatcatcatcgtcaACCTGATGCAGACGCGTTGTCCTCGGTACCTGCCCAGCAGGCTCCGGAACTGGGACTTCTTGCCCCGCCCCCTGCACTCCATGGCCCCCTGGGATCGAGTGGTGATGTCTGGCATGGCCTTCTGCGGcacccgctgctgctgctgctgtaagTGTTGCCAGAAGACTGAGGATGAAGAGAAGGGTGgtaaggagaggaagaagagtcAAGAGATGTATGATAACCCAGCCCTAACCAGAGACGATGAGCCACTAGAAGTTCCCAAGGAAACTGTGAAAgctacacagctctga